A window of the Planctomycetaceae bacterium genome harbors these coding sequences:
- a CDS encoding glycine zipper domain-containing protein has protein sequence MLTLFDLIRLIGALVGAVVFGSTGWNTLGILGCVVGAPVGLVVGAMIGQMPLIVCLKWMSRRFDRMTDEQLEGELHDPACLTPNILLLELNRRGFDIRRELPFVQSLLASDEMHRRTAGWAALNSAFPELVGRIPSYNPTATTAECKAECEPLLNATEPKSA, from the coding sequence ATGTTAACCCTGTTTGACCTAATTCGATTGATTGGCGCTTTGGTTGGCGCGGTCGTTTTCGGATCAACTGGCTGGAACACGCTTGGCATACTCGGTTGTGTTGTGGGTGCCCCAGTTGGACTCGTAGTGGGTGCGATGATTGGACAGATGCCTCTCATCGTCTGCCTCAAGTGGATGTCACGACGATTTGATCGCATGACCGATGAACAATTGGAAGGCGAACTCCATGATCCTGCCTGCCTGACTCCCAACATACTATTGCTTGAACTCAACCGACGTGGCTTCGACATTCGACGCGAACTACCATTCGTCCAATCACTGTTGGCATCCGATGAAATGCATCGTCGCACCGCAGGGTGGGCGGCCTTGAATTCCGCGTTTCCGGAACTTGTTGGTCGAATTCCAAGCTATAATCCAACCGCAACAACCGCGGAATGCAAAGCTGAATGCGAACCGTTACTGAACGCGACAGAACCAAAATCGGCATAG
- a CDS encoding arylsulfatase, with protein MLPLSASFVQPLSVIALCILSLPDTAIANPSTPSGKATSRPNIIVILSDDMGFSDIGCYGGEAHTPVLDSLADGGLRFTQFYNTARCCPTRASLLTGLYPHQAGVGWMMNDNGHDGYRGELNQQCRTLGEVMRSAGYGTYAVGKWHVTKSVSPDGPKSNWPVQRGFDRFYGTIHGAGSFFDPNSLTRDNEQISPYADPEYQPKEYYYTDAISDHAVRFIDEHVQATPKRPFMMYVAYTAAHWPMHALPEDIAKYRGRFDAGYQKLREERLRRMKELGVVNADTELSDTAEDWETVEHRDWELRCMEVYAAMIDRMDQGIGRIVHQLKESGQWDNTLILFMQDNGGCAETLGRQSRNGSPSERAKGPTLDSMAAEALQRDMIPKQSRDGYPVIQGPGVMPGPADTYIAYGRGWANVSNTPFREYKHWVHEGGISTPLIAHWPAGIKRDGELEPQPGHLIDVMATCVDVSGASYPDELDGRRMKSLEGKSLVPAFNGKQIEREAIFWEHEGNRAVRQGNWKLVAKNADGPWELYDISSDRAELHDLAAMQPDRVASLARLWQAWAERANVLPLTPYWEKKTNALSSKKRFRLKQGDNLARSASPDYANKSFTITVNITSPGDNGVIVAQGGSAAGYALYLKNGKVIFAVREKGSLHESDCHFKAECTGLKVHWDASEQMVSIQQDDSAVFETRLPLSLSTMPQDGLQVGTDESGLVGDYTSENHFNGIIGSCVIQLH; from the coding sequence ATGTTGCCTCTTTCCGCAAGTTTCGTGCAGCCTCTGAGTGTCATCGCCCTCTGCATCCTTTCCCTGCCTGATACCGCAATCGCGAATCCTTCAACACCTTCGGGAAAGGCGACATCCCGCCCGAATATCATTGTGATTCTGAGCGACGATATGGGCTTTTCTGACATTGGATGTTATGGGGGAGAAGCTCATACCCCGGTGTTGGATTCGCTGGCCGATGGAGGTCTGCGGTTCACTCAGTTTTACAACACGGCTCGATGTTGTCCGACACGGGCTTCCCTGCTGACGGGATTGTATCCCCACCAGGCTGGCGTTGGCTGGATGATGAATGACAACGGGCACGATGGCTATCGCGGGGAGCTGAACCAGCAGTGCCGTACTTTGGGCGAGGTAATGCGATCAGCAGGTTATGGGACGTACGCTGTTGGGAAATGGCATGTTACAAAATCCGTCAGTCCGGATGGCCCCAAATCCAACTGGCCGGTTCAGAGAGGGTTCGATCGGTTCTATGGCACGATTCATGGAGCTGGTAGTTTCTTCGACCCGAATTCATTGACTCGCGACAACGAACAAATTTCGCCATACGCAGATCCTGAGTATCAGCCAAAGGAATATTACTACACGGATGCAATCAGCGATCATGCGGTGCGATTCATCGATGAACATGTGCAGGCTACACCGAAGCGACCTTTCATGATGTACGTTGCTTACACCGCAGCACACTGGCCGATGCATGCATTGCCTGAGGATATTGCAAAGTACAGGGGCCGTTTTGATGCCGGCTATCAAAAGCTGCGCGAGGAACGGCTCCGGCGAATGAAAGAACTGGGCGTAGTGAACGCCGATACGGAATTGTCAGACACTGCTGAAGACTGGGAGACCGTCGAGCATCGTGACTGGGAATTGCGATGTATGGAAGTTTACGCCGCCATGATCGATCGGATGGATCAGGGAATCGGTCGAATTGTTCATCAACTGAAAGAATCAGGCCAGTGGGACAACACGCTGATTCTGTTTATGCAGGACAATGGGGGATGCGCCGAGACGCTTGGCCGGCAGTCCCGCAACGGCAGCCCATCAGAAAGAGCCAAGGGGCCGACGCTGGATTCAATGGCGGCCGAAGCCCTGCAACGCGACATGATTCCGAAGCAGAGTCGCGATGGTTATCCCGTGATTCAGGGACCTGGCGTCATGCCAGGGCCGGCGGATACCTACATTGCTTACGGGCGTGGCTGGGCCAATGTTTCGAACACTCCGTTTCGTGAATATAAGCACTGGGTCCACGAAGGTGGTATCAGCACGCCATTGATCGCCCACTGGCCAGCCGGAATCAAGCGAGACGGCGAACTGGAACCGCAGCCGGGGCACCTGATCGACGTGATGGCGACATGCGTTGACGTTTCAGGTGCAAGCTATCCTGATGAGCTTGACGGAAGGCGAATGAAATCGCTGGAAGGTAAGAGCCTGGTCCCGGCGTTTAACGGAAAGCAGATCGAACGAGAAGCCATTTTCTGGGAGCACGAAGGCAATCGAGCTGTCCGACAAGGGAACTGGAAACTGGTTGCCAAAAATGCGGACGGTCCATGGGAACTTTACGACATTTCCAGCGACCGGGCAGAGCTTCACGATCTGGCAGCCATGCAGCCCGACCGAGTCGCCTCGTTAGCAAGGCTTTGGCAAGCATGGGCCGAACGCGCAAATGTGTTGCCGTTGACTCCGTACTGGGAGAAGAAAACGAACGCGTTAAGTTCGAAGAAACGTTTTCGATTGAAGCAGGGGGACAACCTGGCTCGATCTGCATCGCCTGATTATGCAAACAAGTCATTCACAATCACGGTGAACATCACCAGTCCTGGCGACAATGGGGTGATTGTCGCGCAGGGTGGTTCGGCGGCGGGCTACGCCCTGTACCTGAAAAACGGAAAGGTCATTTTTGCCGTCCGCGAAAAAGGGTCGCTGCATGAGTCCGACTGCCATTTTAAAGCCGAATGCACCGGACTGAAGGTTCACTGGGATGCTTCTGAGCAGATGGTTTCCATCCAGCAGGATGATTCAGCCGTGTTTGAAACGCGTCTGCCATTGTCGCTGTCCACGATGCCACAGGATGGCTTGCAGGTGGGGACTGACGAATCCGGGCTGGTTGGGGACTATACGTCCGAGAATCACTTTAACGGCATTATCGGCAGTTGCGTCATACAGCTTCACTAG
- the xseB gene encoding exodeoxyribonuclease VII small subunit has protein sequence MAKRKSQTDASKAEDPASGSVSIEAAMEELGEIVARLESGKESLDDSLQSFERGMTLLRQCHRRLDGAAQRIEIVTRLGDSPEEIETESFDGSSSLNRTETGTASSSNPKSGAKKNKSSEDANIDDDPLDSAGRRLF, from the coding sequence ATGGCAAAAAGGAAATCACAGACGGACGCCTCAAAAGCGGAAGACCCTGCCAGCGGCTCAGTCTCTATTGAAGCTGCCATGGAGGAACTGGGGGAGATTGTTGCGCGTCTTGAATCAGGCAAAGAATCGCTCGACGATTCGCTGCAGTCGTTTGAACGCGGTATGACGTTGCTGCGCCAATGTCACCGTCGGCTCGATGGGGCTGCCCAGCGAATTGAGATTGTGACGCGACTGGGGGATTCACCGGAGGAAATAGAAACCGAATCGTTTGACGGAAGTTCATCGCTCAATCGCACGGAGACCGGGACTGCGAGCTCTTCAAACCCAAAGTCGGGGGCCAAAAAGAACAAAAGTTCGGAAGATGCGAATATCGATGACGATCCGCTGGATTCCGCGGGACGGCGCCTGTTTTGA
- a CDS encoding aminotransferase class V-fold PLP-dependent enzyme, whose translation MLTDASRARDFPSLADRVYLNTAAEGIPPLVVRDALTQYFADKQLGMDGREPHFEQLSQLKSLIGEFYGLSPSETAVCSCSSEAYNLAAIAMQLQEGDEVVVNDLDFPAGVTPWMQASNPATVKVWRSRNGALFVDDLKPLLSSRTRLVTTSLVSFFNGFLLPLDQVREVVRSSSDALLSVDVTQALGRIPLELSDVDLIVSSTHKWILASHGGGLVGVPSSRSSQLTVPAGGWLHLQDAFAADRFERPATSLPGAAGFAVGMPNFPAVYAIRAALDYIRSVGVQAIADASAPLVQHCITELSRMPIDLLTPVDQPIAGIIAFRHPDADQIHKQLLQKNIHVMAHAGRLRIAIHGYNTHSDIEFLLGSLRELV comes from the coding sequence ATGTTAACTGATGCCAGTCGTGCACGCGATTTCCCCTCCCTCGCCGATCGCGTGTACCTGAATACCGCCGCGGAAGGCATACCACCACTGGTGGTTCGCGATGCATTGACGCAGTACTTCGCGGACAAGCAGCTGGGGATGGATGGGCGCGAACCCCATTTCGAGCAGTTATCACAGCTCAAGAGTCTGATCGGGGAGTTCTACGGACTTAGTCCGAGCGAAACCGCTGTCTGCTCCTGTTCATCCGAGGCCTACAATCTGGCAGCGATCGCGATGCAACTTCAGGAGGGAGACGAGGTCGTTGTGAACGATCTTGATTTCCCCGCAGGCGTAACCCCCTGGATGCAGGCTTCAAATCCAGCCACCGTGAAGGTCTGGCGATCCCGAAATGGGGCTCTGTTTGTTGATGATCTCAAACCATTGCTCTCCTCAAGGACCAGGCTTGTCACGACGTCTCTGGTCAGCTTCTTCAATGGATTCCTGCTGCCTCTGGATCAGGTGAGGGAAGTTGTTCGGTCATCCTCCGATGCGCTCTTAAGTGTTGACGTCACACAAGCGCTCGGTCGAATTCCACTTGAGCTGTCCGACGTCGACTTGATCGTGAGTTCCACACACAAATGGATTCTTGCGAGTCACGGTGGAGGGCTGGTGGGCGTTCCTTCGTCCCGATCGAGTCAGCTAACGGTACCCGCCGGTGGCTGGCTGCATCTTCAGGATGCATTCGCGGCGGATCGGTTCGAACGGCCGGCAACCAGCCTGCCCGGCGCTGCTGGCTTCGCCGTTGGGATGCCAAACTTTCCCGCAGTCTATGCCATTCGCGCAGCGCTCGACTACATTCGTTCGGTGGGTGTTCAGGCAATCGCAGATGCCTCAGCACCGCTAGTGCAGCATTGCATCACCGAACTGAGTCGAATGCCAATCGATTTATTGACACCCGTCGACCAACCGATCGCTGGTATCATCGCGTTCCGACATCCAGATGCAGACCAAATTCACAAGCAGTTGCTTCAAAAGAATATCCATGTCATGGCCCACGCCGGTCGGCTACGGATTGCAATCCATGGATATAACACCCATTCGGATATCGAGTTTCTGTTGGGATCCCTCAGAGAACTTGTCTGA
- a CDS encoding deoxyhypusine synthase family protein, translated as MTEQVRREGPVTQFINHHYRHFNAASLVDAANGYRKHLESVGSMMVCLAGAMSTAELGLSLAEMIRQDKIQLICCTGANLEEDVFNLVAHDYYERVPHYRELTPQDEQALLDRHMNRVTDTCIPEAEAMRRMESAMLEVWTAADQAGERYFPHEFFWQVLRSGKYAEFYQIDPKDSWMLAAAEKNIPIVVPGWEDSTLGNMYAAAVIRGDVRNVHTVRTGIEYMTWLAEFYSKTSETSQIGMFQIGGGIAGDFPICVVPMLHQDLERTNVPLWGYFCQISDSTTSYGSYSGAVPNEKITWGKLGVETPKYIIESDATIVAPLIFAHVLGW; from the coding sequence ATGACCGAGCAAGTTCGACGGGAAGGCCCCGTTACTCAGTTCATCAATCACCACTACCGTCACTTCAACGCGGCGTCTCTTGTGGACGCTGCCAACGGCTATCGGAAACATCTTGAATCCGTTGGAAGTATGATGGTGTGCCTTGCAGGCGCGATGAGTACCGCTGAACTGGGATTGTCACTTGCGGAAATGATCCGGCAGGACAAGATTCAATTGATCTGTTGTACGGGGGCGAATCTTGAAGAAGACGTCTTCAATCTGGTGGCGCACGACTACTACGAGCGAGTCCCGCACTATCGCGAACTGACTCCACAGGACGAACAAGCTCTGCTGGATCGCCACATGAATCGTGTGACAGACACCTGCATTCCTGAAGCCGAGGCCATGCGGCGGATGGAATCGGCGATGCTGGAAGTCTGGACAGCTGCAGATCAGGCCGGCGAAAGATATTTTCCTCATGAATTCTTCTGGCAGGTCCTCCGCAGTGGCAAGTATGCGGAGTTCTACCAGATCGACCCAAAGGATTCGTGGATGCTGGCCGCGGCCGAAAAGAACATTCCCATCGTTGTTCCTGGCTGGGAAGATTCCACGCTTGGAAACATGTATGCAGCGGCAGTAATTCGCGGCGATGTCAGGAATGTCCATACCGTGCGAACAGGCATTGAGTACATGACCTGGCTGGCAGAGTTCTACTCGAAAACATCTGAAACAAGCCAGATCGGCATGTTTCAGATTGGCGGCGGGATTGCCGGTGACTTTCCGATTTGCGTTGTTCCGATGCTCCATCAGGATCTGGAACGAACCAATGTTCCGTTGTGGGGTTACTTCTGTCAGATCAGCGATTCGACAACCAGTTACGGCAGCTATTCAGGCGCAGTCCCCAATGAAAAAATCACCTGGGGAAAACTTGGAGTGGAAACACCGAAGTACATCATCGAATCGGACGCGACCATTGTCGCACCTTTGATTTTTGCACATGTGCTGGGATGGTGA
- a CDS encoding group II intron maturase-specific domain-containing protein: protein MGYFRLVPNKTYFAELDKWIRRRIRACYWKQWRGVRTRIANLRQLGVTEDEAVTHGCSRKGPWTLSSSKAVHEALSLDYLAQEGLVSLFTIWQTLTAKDLNRPVRTRMSGGVGGAQPQG, encoded by the coding sequence GTGGGTTACTTTCGTCTCGTGCCGAACAAAACGTACTTCGCGGAACTCGACAAGTGGATTCGCCGCCGCATCCGGGCTTGCTACTGGAAGCAATGGCGAGGCGTCCGCACGAGGATCGCGAACCTGCGTCAACTCGGCGTGACAGAAGACGAAGCCGTGACTCACGGCTGCAGTCGCAAAGGTCCGTGGACGCTGTCGTCCAGCAAAGCCGTGCACGAAGCACTGTCGCTGGACTATCTCGCTCAGGAAGGATTAGTCAGCCTGTTCACAATCTGGCAGACACTCACTGCGAAAGATCTGAACCGCCCGGTGCGGACCCGCATGTCGGGTGGTGTGGGAGGGGCTCAGCCCCAAGGCTGA
- a CDS encoding zinc-dependent alcohol dehydrogenase family protein — MKAAVFEQYQTALQIRDVAVPSPGPDGVIIRVAACGICRSDWHGWMGHDSDVQLPHVPGHELAGVIHTTGSAVTRWKPGDRVTVPFCCGCGICSQCESGHQHICDQYTQPGFTQWGAFAEFVLIRHADVNLVALPPSIDFVTAASLGCRFATSFRAVVHQGRTKPGDWVAIHGCGGVGLSAVMIATAMGARVIAIDVQQSRLQMARSCGAEELIDSTKHDVVQRVRSITGAGANVSIDAFGSRQTCWNSVRSLAKRGRHVQVGLMLGEESDPPIPMSAVIANELELLGSHGMQSYEYGRMLGMITSGQLAPQKLISDTVTLEQGAVMLTQLDKFPGQGVSVIVFP, encoded by the coding sequence ATGAAGGCCGCTGTTTTCGAACAGTATCAAACGGCGCTACAGATCCGCGACGTCGCAGTTCCTTCACCGGGACCGGATGGGGTTATCATTCGAGTCGCAGCATGCGGCATTTGTCGAAGCGACTGGCATGGATGGATGGGGCATGACAGTGACGTCCAGCTGCCCCATGTGCCCGGACATGAACTTGCCGGAGTGATTCACACCACAGGTTCCGCTGTAACTCGCTGGAAGCCAGGAGATCGAGTGACTGTTCCGTTTTGTTGCGGATGCGGCATCTGCTCTCAGTGTGAATCCGGACATCAGCACATTTGTGACCAATACACGCAACCAGGTTTCACTCAGTGGGGAGCCTTTGCTGAGTTCGTTTTGATACGTCATGCCGATGTCAACCTTGTTGCATTGCCCCCGTCTATTGATTTTGTGACAGCTGCAAGTCTGGGCTGTCGATTTGCAACTTCCTTCCGGGCAGTTGTGCATCAGGGCCGTACCAAACCCGGAGACTGGGTGGCGATTCACGGTTGCGGTGGTGTCGGACTTTCTGCTGTGATGATTGCAACAGCCATGGGTGCGCGGGTCATCGCGATCGATGTCCAGCAATCACGATTGCAGATGGCCAGGTCCTGTGGAGCAGAAGAACTGATTGACTCAACGAAACATGACGTTGTACAACGCGTGCGTTCAATTACAGGAGCCGGAGCAAATGTTTCAATCGACGCGTTTGGCAGCCGACAAACATGCTGGAATTCAGTGAGAAGTCTGGCGAAACGCGGGCGACATGTTCAGGTGGGTTTGATGCTTGGTGAAGAAAGTGACCCACCCATTCCGATGTCCGCTGTGATCGCCAATGAGCTGGAATTGCTGGGAAGCCATGGAATGCAGTCGTATGAGTACGGGCGTATGCTTGGAATGATCACTTCGGGGCAGTTGGCACCTCAGAAACTGATCAGTGACACCGTCACCCTGGAGCAGGGGGCTGTCATGCTCACACAGCTGGACAAGTTTCCGGGGCAAGGCGTGTCCGTAATTGTGTTCCCATAG
- a CDS encoding ATP-dependent Clp protease ATP-binding subunit: MYERFTDRARKVMQLANQEAQRFNHEYIGTEHILLGLVKEGSGVAANVLKNLDVDLRKIRIEVEKIVQTGPDMVTMGKLPQTPRAKKVIEYAMDEARNLNHNYVGTEHLLLGLLREQEGVAAQVLMNLGMKLEDVRDEVLNLLGHGMEAAEAGSEERGGAAGPQKGGSRSKTPALDSFGRDLTELARQKKLDPVIGREREIERVIQILCRRQKNNPVLLGEAGVGKTAIVEGFAQMVVDGNVPDILADRRIIVLDLAMMVAGTKYRGQFEERIKAVMNEVRRARNTILFIDELHTLVGAGGAEGAIDASNVLKPALSRGELQCIGATTLDEYRKYIEKDGALERRFQTVMVEPPTPDQAVEILKGLRDRYEEHHRVQITDDALETAVEMSSRYITARCLPDKAIDVIDEAGARVRLKSMVRPPDLKELEEEIQRLNQSKEDAVAEQKFEKAASFRDQADKLRRKKDQLTEEWREKSRQTDGVVDAEVVAEVVAKMTGIPLTRLSSEDAVRLLQMEQELHKRVISQEEAIKQVCRAVRRSRSGLKDPKRPTGAFLFSGPTGVGKTLLAKTLAEFMFGNEDSLIQIDMSEYMEKHNVSRLIGAPPGYVGFEEGGQLTEKIRRRPYAVVLLDEIEKAHPDVFNMLLQIMEEGHLTDSFGRRVDFKNVVLIMTTNAGASKMAHGGSMGLHTLREKDTEKTYDEMKTHLMHELQRQFKPEFLGRLDEVVVFRKLTRVELMEIVDIELKKVYDRLRERGKRLELSDEARGFIIDKGEADDGLDYGARPLRRSVERFIEDPLSEELLRGTFDGQNVIRVSVKEVGDQKQLNFDGASEDETPAETVAAAAEE, from the coding sequence ATGTACGAACGCTTTACCGACCGTGCACGAAAAGTGATGCAACTGGCCAACCAGGAGGCGCAGCGGTTCAATCACGAATACATCGGAACAGAACACATTTTGCTGGGCCTCGTCAAAGAAGGGTCCGGGGTTGCTGCCAACGTCCTGAAGAATCTGGACGTCGATCTGCGCAAAATTCGAATCGAAGTCGAAAAGATCGTTCAAACTGGCCCCGACATGGTCACGATGGGCAAGCTTCCTCAAACACCTCGCGCGAAGAAGGTGATTGAGTACGCGATGGACGAAGCCCGCAACCTGAATCACAACTACGTCGGCACAGAACACCTTTTGCTGGGCCTGCTTCGGGAGCAGGAAGGCGTCGCTGCACAGGTTCTGATGAACCTTGGCATGAAGCTCGAAGATGTTCGCGATGAAGTACTGAATCTGCTTGGCCACGGGATGGAAGCCGCCGAAGCAGGGTCGGAAGAACGTGGTGGTGCGGCCGGACCACAAAAAGGTGGCTCACGAAGCAAAACGCCCGCACTGGACAGTTTTGGCCGTGACCTCACCGAACTAGCCCGTCAAAAGAAACTTGACCCGGTCATCGGGCGTGAACGCGAAATTGAACGAGTCATTCAGATCCTTTGCCGTCGCCAGAAAAACAACCCTGTCCTCCTCGGTGAAGCAGGTGTTGGAAAAACGGCGATCGTCGAAGGTTTTGCTCAGATGGTGGTCGATGGCAACGTGCCGGACATCCTCGCGGATCGTCGCATCATTGTGCTCGACCTGGCAATGATGGTTGCCGGAACAAAGTATCGAGGCCAATTCGAAGAGCGGATCAAGGCTGTGATGAACGAAGTTCGTCGCGCTCGTAACACAATCCTGTTCATCGATGAATTGCACACTCTGGTGGGAGCAGGCGGAGCTGAAGGCGCCATTGATGCGTCCAATGTGCTGAAACCTGCCCTCAGCCGCGGCGAGCTGCAGTGTATCGGTGCGACCACGCTGGATGAGTACCGCAAATACATCGAAAAAGACGGTGCTCTGGAACGCCGTTTCCAGACCGTAATGGTCGAACCTCCAACACCGGATCAGGCGGTCGAAATTCTAAAGGGACTTCGCGATCGTTACGAAGAGCACCATCGCGTCCAGATCACGGACGACGCCCTGGAAACAGCCGTCGAAATGTCGTCGCGCTACATCACAGCTCGCTGCCTGCCCGACAAAGCTATCGACGTGATAGACGAGGCAGGTGCTCGCGTCCGTCTCAAGTCTATGGTGCGTCCACCAGATCTGAAGGAACTGGAAGAAGAGATTCAGCGTCTGAATCAATCGAAAGAAGATGCGGTCGCAGAACAGAAGTTTGAAAAGGCTGCGTCCTTCCGTGATCAGGCCGACAAGCTGCGACGCAAGAAAGATCAACTCACCGAAGAATGGCGGGAAAAGTCCCGCCAGACCGATGGTGTCGTGGACGCAGAAGTCGTTGCGGAAGTGGTTGCAAAAATGACCGGCATTCCGCTGACACGCCTGTCCAGCGAAGACGCCGTGCGGCTGCTCCAGATGGAGCAGGAGCTGCACAAACGCGTCATCAGCCAGGAAGAAGCCATCAAGCAGGTTTGTCGAGCTGTCCGTCGCAGTCGCAGCGGCTTGAAAGATCCAAAACGCCCAACGGGAGCGTTCCTGTTTTCGGGCCCAACAGGTGTGGGTAAGACGCTTCTTGCGAAAACTCTTGCCGAATTTATGTTTGGGAATGAAGACAGCCTGATCCAGATTGACATGTCGGAATACATGGAAAAGCACAATGTCAGTCGACTCATCGGTGCTCCTCCGGGGTACGTCGGATTTGAAGAAGGCGGTCAGCTGACTGAGAAGATTCGCCGTCGTCCCTACGCCGTCGTGCTGCTGGACGAAATCGAAAAGGCACATCCAGACGTCTTCAACATGCTTCTTCAGATTATGGAAGAAGGCCATCTGACAGATAGTTTTGGTCGCCGAGTCGACTTCAAGAACGTCGTGCTGATCATGACTACCAACGCTGGTGCCAGCAAAATGGCACACGGTGGAAGCATGGGGCTGCATACGCTTCGGGAAAAGGACACCGAGAAAACGTATGACGAAATGAAAACTCACCTGATGCATGAACTGCAGCGTCAGTTCAAGCCGGAGTTCCTGGGGCGACTCGACGAAGTCGTTGTCTTCCGCAAGCTGACTCGCGTTGAACTCATGGAGATCGTCGATATCGAGCTCAAGAAGGTCTACGACCGATTGAGAGAACGAGGCAAACGTCTCGAACTCTCCGACGAGGCTCGTGGCTTTATCATCGACAAGGGCGAAGCAGACGACGGGCTCGACTATGGTGCCCGCCCGTTGCGACGAAGCGTCGAACGATTTATCGAAGATCCGTTGTCCGAAGAATTGCTGCGTGGCACGTTCGATGGTCAAAACGTCATCCGCGTTTCTGTTAAAGAGGTCGGCGATCAGAAACAGTTGAATTTCGACGGCGCCAGTGAAGACGAGACACCTGCAGAGACGGTTGCTGCTGCTGCCGAAGAGTAG
- a CDS encoding SRPBCC domain-containing protein, translated as MIQRLILAVTATLAISSAVVAQETREVFEVEIDAGVDDIWNAFTTTEGLQSWVAPLADINFKVGGKWRANYSENGELGDENTIENTILCYDPKRMISLKATGFPRGFPFAEAAKDTWSIFYFTPVSDTKTKITIVGLGYNDSEQSQKMLAFFKPANKYSMDQLSAAMKELNESRKK; from the coding sequence ATGATTCAACGTCTGATTTTGGCAGTGACGGCAACGCTGGCAATTTCCTCTGCAGTTGTCGCTCAGGAAACGCGTGAGGTGTTTGAAGTGGAAATTGATGCAGGCGTGGACGACATCTGGAATGCATTCACAACCACCGAGGGGCTTCAATCATGGGTTGCACCACTTGCCGACATAAACTTCAAAGTAGGTGGGAAGTGGAGGGCCAACTACAGTGAGAACGGTGAACTTGGCGATGAGAATACAATTGAAAACACGATTCTTTGTTACGACCCAAAACGCATGATCTCTCTGAAGGCCACTGGTTTTCCCAGAGGATTTCCATTTGCGGAAGCTGCGAAAGATACGTGGTCGATCTTCTACTTCACACCGGTTTCAGATACGAAAACAAAAATCACGATTGTCGGCCTTGGGTACAACGACTCTGAGCAATCTCAGAAAATGCTGGCTTTCTTTAAGCCCGCCAACAAGTATTCGATGGATCAGCTGAGTGCTGCAATGAAGGAACTGAACGAATCAAGAAAGAAATAG
- a CDS encoding macro domain-containing protein — MTRWHVSIADILDAKADGLICSANPNLNLSGGVGGAFLLRYGTEMQDFLHRHLRSTGQRFIEPGSAVLAPPCGSTYKAIANAVAIDAFYDTNCDFIRSAYENAIRQLAAASCRTIAAACLACGYGRCSIANFIESIETLIARPYLNVDTITLVTTNAELADAIAAVVGAPQS; from the coding sequence ATGACTCGATGGCACGTATCCATTGCTGACATCCTCGACGCAAAAGCCGATGGGTTGATCTGCTCTGCCAATCCGAATCTCAACCTGTCCGGCGGCGTTGGCGGTGCATTCCTTCTTCGCTACGGCACTGAGATGCAAGATTTTCTCCATCGTCACTTGCGATCAACAGGTCAAAGATTCATCGAGCCCGGCAGTGCGGTGTTGGCGCCTCCATGTGGATCGACGTACAAGGCCATCGCGAATGCGGTCGCAATCGATGCGTTCTACGACACCAACTGCGACTTCATTCGATCCGCTTATGAAAACGCCATCCGTCAGCTGGCTGCCGCATCGTGCCGAACGATTGCTGCTGCGTGCTTGGCGTGTGGGTACGGTCGGTGCTCAATCGCAAACTTCATCGAATCAATAGAAACTCTGATTGCTAGACCGTATTTGAATGTCGATACTATTACTTTGGTAACCACCAACGCCGAACTCGCTGACGCCATCGCAGCGGTCGTCGGTGCTCCCCAAAGCTGA